Proteins encoded in a region of the Pelmatolapia mariae isolate MD_Pm_ZW linkage group LG6, Pm_UMD_F_2, whole genome shotgun sequence genome:
- the vwa11 gene encoding von Willebrand factor A domain-containing protein 7, with product MNSLLVIALLPLALLGPGMAFVSIGGGASTHVSITGTALLQKVQETCRAVAEKNGYEFNPTGSSPEELVQACLGPTATGEVSGAKFHSALQEIYTQNGLVDRNFVNSAPHHFNSEAFLEGRSLITQGMVTIKANIHNENFQAARTTLGRVLHTLQDFYSHSNWVELGYTKPYSNLINPGLPLDNLADVNTPTCSDCASASGTCPNQLLPNILKDKKLTSGYMGVVSSDKPKGKCSHGGAADHTSTIDPRGGISKDERRQDNLAFYNAAVQAATDASLELLQDLRLAVGDDDFLRMMGIARSSVLCFVIDTTGSMSDDIEEARSVVYQIIDKYRGTQDEPSEYILVPFNDPEFGPMIRTTHADKMKEEISKLKASGGGDDPEMCLSGLQLALTGAPSSSDIYVFTDALAKDIELKDTIDALISSTKSKVSFFITAPFSRRRRSLRAASFDDYKDIALLSGGQAIQVSKSELSQATDIILDTSTSALVTVLQRARNPGTQETFPFTLDESLKNITIYITGRSITFTLTNPAGVTQSQSEASGKLGTIQTVGNLHRIRLNSEKQAGTWQININSNQPYTLKITGQSTITFIYDFVESFAGPHPGYAVLSGRPQEGQSATLMLSVMGRRGPSSMTAEQVSLAKVSGPESVSNGVLTQMDSGEILVTVKAVPEGEFVVVVKGTDKVSNSQFQRQSNTQMSLSKVKIQAVVDSSVEPGQAFKLPFSVMTQSSGGKYSISARNDRKFPMSFPNELTLVTGQYANATLTITPPASTESGTDVTLTIDAKSSNGVDSNYAVLRLSIVTKITDFIQPLCKVVSVQANKCPHDLSQCGPFQWELSANITDGNGTGIESISLHQGNGTLTYTSQSAPIIVANYNASCCSQIVEIIAVDKVGNVGKCYQSIARSGVPPALTLSLPLWICLLVSAFLVRP from the exons ATGAATTCATTGCTGGTCATAGCGCTGCTGCCTTTGGCTCTTTTAGGGCCAGGTATGGCCTTTGTCTCTATTGGGGGTGGAGCATCCACTCATGTCAGCATTACAGGAACGGCTCTATTGCAGAAAGTGCAAGAGACGTGTCGGGCGGTGGCTGAGAAAAATGGTTATGAGTTCAACCCCACG GGTTCCTCTCCTGAAGAGCTGGTGCAAGCCTGTCTAGGTCCCACAGCAACAGGAGAGGTGTCTGGTGCCAAATTTCATTCTGCTCTTCAAGAGATCTACACCCAGAATGGGTTGGTAGACCGCAACTTTGTCAACAG tgCTCCACATCACTTCAACTCTGAGGCTTTCTTGGAGGGGCGGAGCCTAATCACACAGGGCATGGTGACCATTAAAGCTAACATTCACAATGAGAACTTTCAGGCTGCAAGGACAACACTGGGTAGAGTCCTTCACACACTACAG GACTTTTACAGTCACAGTAACTGGGTTGAGCTGGGGTACACAAAGCCATATAGCAACCTCATAAACCCAGGCCTCCCTCTGGATAACCTGGCAG atgtgaACACCCCCACCTGCAGTGACTGTGCCAGTGCCAGTGGAACATGCCCCAATCAGCTGCTCCCCAACATCCTAAAAGACAAGAAACTCACATCTGGCTATATGGGAGTCGTTTCATCTGACAAGCCTAAAG gTAAATGCAGCCATGGAGGTGCAGCTGATCATACTAGCACAATTGATCCTCGAGGAGGCATCAGCAAAGATGAGCGTCGTCAAGACAACTTGGCTTTTTACAACGCTGCTGTGCAGGCAGCAACAGACGCCAGTCTTGAGTTATTGCAGGACCTTCGCTTAGCTGTAGGAGACGATGACTTTTTGAG AATGATGGGGATTGCTCGCTCATCTGTCTTGTGCTTCGTAATTGACACGACTGGGAGTATGTCAGATGACATTGAAGAAGCAAGATCAGTTGTTTATCAAATCATTGACAAATACAGAGGAACACAAGACGAGCCCTCCGAGTACATCCTGGTGCCTTTCAATGACCCTG AGTTTGGACCTATGATCAGGACAACACACGCGGATAAGATGAAAGAAGAAATCTCGAAGCTTAAAGCAAGTGGTGGAGGTGATGACCCTGAGATGTGCCTGTCAGGGCTTCAG CTTGCTCTGACAGGTGCTCCTTCCTCTTCTGACATCTATGTTTTCACTGATGCTTTAGCAAAAGACATTGAGCTCAAAGACACTATCGATGCTCTCATTAGTAGCACTAAGTCAAAG GTGTCGTTCTTCATTACTGCACCATTTAGCAGACGCCGTCGTTCCCTCAGAGCTGCTTCCTTTGACGACTACAAAGACATAGCTCTGCTctctggaggccaggccatccaGGTTTCCAAATCAGAGCTTTCTCAAGCCACAGATATTATCCTTGACACCTCAACTTCAGCTCTG GTGACAGTTCTTCAGCGAGCAAGAAATCCTGGAACGCAAGAGACCTTCCCCTTCACACTGGATGAGTCATTGAAAAACATCACTATCTACATCACAGGAAGATCCATTACTTTCACGCTGACAAACCCTGCTG GTGTAACCCAGAGTCAAAGTGAGGCCAGTGGTAAACTGGGCACCATTCAGACTGTGGGCAACTTGCACAGGATTCGCCTCAACTCTGAGAAGCAGGCAGGAACCTGGCAGATCAACATCAACTCCAACCAACCCTACACACTCAAAATCACAG GCCAGAGTACAATTACCTTTATCTATGACTTTGTGGAAAGCTTTGCTGGACCTCACCCAGGTTACGCAGTGCTCAGTGGGCGTCCACAAGAAG GCCAGTCAGCCACACTAATGCTGTCAGTTATGGGTAGAAGAGGTCCGTCTTCGATGACTGCTGAACAAGTTAGCCTGGCAAAAGTCTCAGGTCCTGAGAGTGTTAGCAACGGTGTACTAACTCAGATGGACAGTGGAGAAATTCTGGTGACTGTTAAGGCTGTCCCTGAAGGCGAGTTTGTGGTCGTTGTAAAAGGAACTGACAAAGTGTCCAACAGTCAATTTCAGAGGCAGTCAAACACCCAAATGTCTCTCTCCAAAGTGAAGATCCAG GCTGTGGTGGACAGCAGTGTGGAGCCAGGACAGGCCTTTAAGCTTCCATTCAGTGTGATGACTCAGAGCTCTGGCGGAAAGTATTCCATCAGTGccagaaatgacagaaaattcCCCATGTCTTTCCCAAATGA ACTCACCCTGGTAACTGGGCAATATGCCAATGCTACATTGACCATAACACCACCTGCCAGCACAGAGTCAGGCACTGATGTCACACTGACTATTGACGCAAAGTCATCCAATGGCGTTGACTCAAATTATGCTGTTTTGAGACTGTCTATTGTTACCAAG ATTACAGATTTTATTCAGCCATTATGTAAAGTGGTTAGCGTGCAGGCTAACAAATGCCCTCATGATCTGTCCCAGTGTGGACCTTTCCAGTGGGAGCTCTCAGCTAACATTACAGATGGAAACGGCACCGGGATAGAGAGCATTTCCCTCCATCAGGGTAATGGAACCCTCACATACACCTCACAGAGCGCTCCTATCATCGTGGCAAACTACAATGCCTCCTGCTGCTCACAGATTGTTGAAATAATAGCTGTAGATAAAGTTGGCAATGTGGGAAAATGCTACCAATCAATTGCTCGGTCAGGTGTCCCTCCTGCTCTAACTCTGTCGCTGCCACTGTGGATATGCCTGTTGGTATCTGCCTTCTTAGTAAGGCCTTGA
- the LOC134629814 gene encoding prostaglandin D2 receptor 2 has protein sequence MSNKTNVSEVFCSQLEVMRSHELNNNTQVNLTVVCIHGLVSGLGILENALIIWVVGFRLRQRTVASIWVLNLALSDFLATLTLPLFTLYLNSRHSWELGNPLCKVQTFIFFFNMFVSAFLLAAISLDRLLLVTKPVWSQNHRSVAGAWKVCILGWLWAAANALPYYVFRSVTETKHETKHKRKLCYHNFAMYSSYATLERDCNMRQWTTAISKLLLAFILPLAVIAGSYIKIGLSLRSRNRRRKQSATRLTDDLITLNRNQESRTTHGRTAATNKLSLKFLIPRPSLTTKEGPLTPTTPNLASQSQLSQSFTKMVTSVITAFALCWAPYHIFCMIEVAAQYNMDYLKLVEVGLPLATTLAFLNPLLNPILYVFSCPRFCVRIRQSLGAVFDGLVEERGVLLMTPGKSLINHIRRRSSRDVGLGIPASPCQSQGTQPTFSSALQDSKVEHS, from the coding sequence ATGTCCAACAAGACAAATGTCTCAGAGGTTTTCTGTTCCCAGCTTGAGGTGATGAGGAGCCATGAACTTAATAACAACACACAGGTCAATCTGACTGTGGTTTGCATCCATGGACTGGTCTCTGGCCTGGGGATTTTGGAGAATGCCTTGATCATCTGGGTGGTGGGCTTCCGCCTGAGACAACGCACCGTGGCCTCCATCTGGGTGCTCAACCTGGCCCTGTCTGACTTCCTGGCTACCCTGACGCTTCCCCTGTTCACTTTATACCTAAACTCTCGTCACAGCTGGGAGCTCGGCAACCCACTTTGCAAAGTGCAGACATTCATCTTTTTCTTCAACATGTTCGTATCAGCCTTCCTTTTGGCAGCCATTTCGCTGGACCGCTTACTTCTGGTCACCAAGCCAGTGTGGAGCCAAAATCATCGATCAGTAGCGGGAGCGTGGAAAGTGTGCATATTGGGTTGGTTATGGGCAGCAGCTAATGCATTGCCATATTATGTTTTCCGCTCAGTAACTGAAACGAAGCATGAAACGAAGCATAAAAGAAAGTTGTGCTATCACAATTTTGCCATGTATTCCTCATATGCCACACTTGAGAGAGACTGTAACATGAGGCAGTGGACCACAGCTATCTCCAAGCTGCTGCTGGCATTCATATTGCCACTGGCAGTGATTGCAGGAAGCTACATCAAAATTGGTCTCAGTCTGAGGAGCAGGAAcaggaggaggaagcagagtgcCACTAGACTAACTGATGATCTGATTACGTTAAACAGAAATCAAGAATCAAGAACTACACATGGAAGAACTGCAGCCACAAATAAATTATCTCTCAAATTTCTAATCCCTCGTCCATCATTAACCACTAAAGAAGGCCCCTTGACCCCTACCACCCCTAATCTGGCGAGTCAGAGCCAGCTATCCCAGAGTTTCACCAAAATGGTGACATCTGTGATTACAGCATTTGCACTGTGCTGGGCTCCTTATCACATCTTCTGTATGATCGAAGTGGCAGCCCAATATAATATGGACTATCTCAAACTAGTGGAAGTAGGTCTACCTCTAGCTACAACACTGGCATTCTTAAATCCACTACTGAACCCTATTCTCTATGTCTTCAGTTGCCCACGTTTCTGTGTAAGAATACGGCAGAGTCTGGGAGCAGTGTTTGACGGACTGGTAGAAGAAAGAGGGGTGTTACTGATGACCCCAGGAAAGAGCTTAATAAATCACATTAGGAGGAGGAGCAGTCGAGATGTTGGCCTAGGAATCCCAGCATCACCCTGTCAGTCACAAGGCACCCAGCCCACCTTCTCATCAGCTTTGCAGGACAGTAAAGTGGAGCATAGCTGA